The Microbacterium luteum nucleotide sequence GAGGTCGGAATGGCGGCCGCCTCGGCGCCCGACGTCGACACCGACAGCGCCACGATCGATGTGGCGCCCGCGGCGGACATCGTCGACGGCCCGGCGGCGTCGGATTCAGACGAGACGCCCGAACCGAAGCGGGGAACGCGACGCTGGACGAAGGTCGTCTTCGCGCTGGCCGCGTCGGTGGCCGCCGTTCTGGTCGTGGTCGGGGTCACCTCGATCCTCCGCCCGGCGCCCACGGAGCTTGCCGCGGCCGCTCTCGACGCGTTCCCGGGTCACCCTGGTGCTGCCGGCACCGCGGTCGTCGTCGAGGACCCGGATGGTGAGCGTCGGATCACGGTCGAACTCGACGCGGATGCCGCCGGCACCGACGCCTACCGCGAGGTGTGGCTGATCACCGCCGACGCGTCGGCGATCGTGAGCCTCGGTGTGCTAGAGGGATCGGAAGGCACCTTCGCGATTCCTGACGACGTCGATATCGACGAGTACGTGCTCGTGGACATCTCCGAGGAGCCTCTCGACGGTGATCCCACGCATTCGGGCGACTCGATCGTGCGCGGCGAGCTCGAATCGGTGTGACGTGCGGGAATGGCGGATGCCGCGCATCCGTTGTATTCTGATGTGCTCGGATTCCATCGGATCCGAGCTTGGCAACTCCACAGTGTGACAACGGTCCTTCGCACGAAGGAACGCACGGGGATGATCGGTTTCGACATCGTCTGCGTAACTGCGTGAAGCGGGCCGAGGATGCAGGGTTATCTCGTGAACGCCCCCTGCAAACCAATAACTGCCGATAAGAAGCAGTCTGACTTCGCCCTCGCTGCGTAAGCGAGCCCGATAGTCCGTCAGTCCGTGCGTGATCCCGTCACGGGTACTGGCGTCATCTAGGGATCTTGCTGCGTGACGGCGTCTGGACGTCACGCGGGACTCTTTCCAGGCTGGGCCCGTCGACTTAGGTGTCTGTGACAAAGGTCGGGGCCGAGCAGAACGTCTGCACAGACTGCGCCCGGAGAAGCCGCAGCGACCCAGCGATGGACGGGGGTTCGATTCCCCCCATCTCCACTGCCGCTGTCACGGAGTTGAAGCCCCGCGATCCCTTACGAGAGTAGGGATCGCGGGGCTTTTCTTCGCCCGTGGATGAGCGGCGCGATACCGAGTCGCCCACAAATCGCCCACAAGCTTCTGGCGCATATAGGTCGAAAAGCGTGTCCGAAAGCCGCTAGTTGCAGTTCATGCGCCGTCGGTCGTTGAGCGAGCGCAGCGAGACGAAACGCCCCGTCAGGTCTCCCAGAGCCGCGCGACGTTCGCGTTGAGCCCACCCTGATTCATCCGTTCGGCCACGTCGGCGAGGTCGTCGTCGAAGAGGTCGGCGTAGGTGTCGAGC carries:
- a CDS encoding anti-sigma factor; this translates as MSHLDAERLALIALGEDADPDESAHLQECSLCATEFTELSRAVLVGRSTLTVGDLEAPPARVWERIAAEVGMAAASAPDVDTDSATIDVAPAADIVDGPAASDSDETPEPKRGTRRWTKVVFALAASVAAVLVVVGVTSILRPAPTELAAAALDAFPGHPGAAGTAVVVEDPDGERRITVELDADAAGTDAYREVWLITADASAIVSLGVLEGSEGTFAIPDDVDIDEYVLVDISEEPLDGDPTHSGDSIVRGELESV